A single Brevundimonas sp. M20 DNA region contains:
- the metE gene encoding 5-methyltetrahydropteroyltriglutamate--homocysteine S-methyltransferase yields MTARLPVQVATLGFPRIGPKRELKTALEAHWAGRLDAKALFAAAADLRGQAWARQRELGADLIPSNDFSLYDHVLDTTAMVGAVPAIYGWSDDRVDLDTYFAMARGAQGDRCEHGHAQVSGHGAQDAPAAEMTKWFDTNYHFIVPEFTADQTFRLASTKALHEYLEAKEQGVETRPVLLGPVSYLLLGKAKGGDFDVLSLLPRLLPVYAEVLRSLARAEATWVQIDEPCLVTDLPEGAAEAYALAYRMLCDVTPPIRVMLTTYFGGLQDNLELALSLPAHGLHVDLVRAPEQLEAVVAGARPDQALSLGVIDGRNVWKADLGAVLDRIEPIVATGRSVIIAPSCSLLHTPIDLERETALAPEVRNWLAFAVQKVGELKVLARALNEGRDAVRAELAAADAAIVSRRNSVLIHDPAVKARTADAAPAQRANGFEIRRLAQAKRLGLPAFPTTTIGSFPQTPEVRKARAEHGKGVLADAAYEQFLREETVRTVRRQEDIGLDVLVHGEFERNDMVQYFGEQLAGFAFTRAAWVQSYGSRCVRPPIIFGDVSRPKPMTVEWWRYAQSLTDKPMKGMLTGPVTILNWSFVRDDQPRSETCRQIAFAIRDEVVDLEAAGAPIIQIDEAALREGLPLRRREWQAYLDWAVECFRITASGVRDETQIHTHMCYSEFNDIIASIGALDADVISIETSRSQMELLDAFKDYKYPAEIGPGVYDIHSPRVPSVEEMTALLVAAKGRLPAERLWVNPDCGLKTRNWPESEAALRNMVAAARAARG; encoded by the coding sequence ATGACCGCCCGCCTCCCCGTCCAGGTCGCCACCCTCGGCTTTCCCCGCATCGGCCCGAAGCGCGAGCTGAAGACCGCGCTTGAAGCCCACTGGGCCGGCAGGCTCGACGCCAAGGCATTGTTCGCCGCCGCCGCCGACCTGCGCGGTCAGGCCTGGGCCCGCCAGCGTGAGCTGGGCGCGGACCTGATCCCGTCGAACGACTTCTCGCTGTACGACCATGTGCTGGACACCACCGCCATGGTCGGGGCCGTGCCCGCGATCTACGGCTGGTCGGATGACCGGGTCGATCTGGACACCTATTTCGCCATGGCGCGGGGGGCGCAGGGGGACCGGTGCGAGCACGGCCACGCGCAAGTCTCCGGGCATGGCGCGCAGGACGCGCCGGCGGCCGAGATGACCAAGTGGTTCGACACCAACTACCACTTCATCGTGCCGGAGTTCACGGCGGACCAGACCTTCCGCCTCGCCTCGACCAAGGCGCTGCACGAGTATCTGGAGGCCAAGGAACAGGGGGTCGAGACCCGGCCGGTGCTGCTGGGGCCGGTCAGCTATCTGCTGCTGGGCAAGGCGAAAGGCGGCGACTTCGACGTCCTCTCGCTGCTGCCGAGACTGCTGCCGGTCTATGCCGAGGTGCTGCGATCGCTGGCGCGCGCGGAGGCGACCTGGGTGCAGATCGACGAGCCCTGCCTCGTCACTGACCTGCCGGAGGGCGCGGCCGAGGCCTACGCCCTCGCCTACCGGATGCTGTGCGATGTGACGCCGCCGATCCGGGTGATGCTGACGACCTATTTCGGCGGGCTGCAGGACAATCTCGAACTGGCCCTGTCGTTGCCCGCGCACGGTCTGCACGTCGATCTGGTCCGGGCGCCGGAGCAGTTGGAGGCGGTGGTCGCGGGGGCGCGCCCCGATCAGGCGCTGTCGCTGGGCGTCATCGACGGGCGCAATGTCTGGAAGGCGGACCTGGGCGCCGTTTTGGACCGGATCGAGCCGATCGTGGCGACCGGGCGGTCGGTGATCATCGCCCCGTCCTGCTCCCTGCTGCATACGCCGATCGATCTGGAGCGGGAGACGGCGCTGGCGCCGGAGGTCCGCAACTGGCTGGCCTTCGCCGTGCAGAAGGTGGGCGAGCTGAAGGTGCTGGCGCGGGCGCTGAACGAGGGCCGGGACGCCGTGCGGGCGGAGTTGGCGGCGGCGGATGCGGCCATCGTCTCGCGCCGGAACTCCGTGCTGATCCACGACCCGGCGGTGAAGGCGCGGACGGCGGACGCCGCACCGGCGCAGCGCGCCAACGGCTTCGAAATCCGCCGTCTGGCGCAGGCGAAGCGGCTGGGCCTGCCCGCCTTTCCCACGACAACCATCGGCTCCTTCCCCCAGACGCCGGAAGTGCGGAAGGCCCGCGCCGAGCACGGCAAGGGCGTTCTGGCTGACGCCGCCTACGAACAGTTCCTGCGTGAGGAAACCGTTCGGACGGTGAGGCGGCAGGAGGACATCGGGCTGGACGTGCTGGTCCACGGCGAGTTCGAGCGCAACGATATGGTCCAGTATTTCGGCGAGCAGCTGGCGGGCTTCGCCTTCACCAGGGCGGCGTGGGTGCAGTCGTACGGCAGCCGCTGCGTCCGTCCGCCGATCATCTTCGGCGATGTGTCGCGACCAAAGCCCATGACGGTTGAGTGGTGGCGCTATGCCCAATCGCTGACCGACAAGCCGATGAAGGGCATGCTGACCGGGCCGGTGACGATCCTGAACTGGTCGTTCGTGCGGGACGATCAGCCGCGAAGCGAGACCTGTCGCCAGATCGCCTTCGCCATCCGGGACGAGGTCGTCGATCTGGAGGCCGCGGGGGCGCCGATCATCCAGATCGACGAGGCCGCCCTGCGCGAAGGCCTGCCGCTGCGTCGCCGGGAATGGCAGGCCTATCTGGACTGGGCGGTGGAGTGCTTCCGCATCACGGCCTCGGGCGTGCGGGACGAGACCCAGATCCACACCCACATGTGTTATTCCGAGTTCAACGACATCATCGCCAGCATCGGCGCGCTGGACGCCGATGTGATCTCCATCGAGACCTCGCGCTCGCAGATGGAGCTGTTGGACGCCTTCAAGGACTACAAATACCCGGCCGAGATCGGACCGGGAGTCTATGACATCCACTCGCCGCGCGTGCCATCCGTCGAAGAGATGACCGCCCTGCTGGTTGCGGCGAAGGGCAGGCTGCCGGCGGAACGGCTTTGGGTGAACCCGGATTGCGGCCTGAAGACGCGCAATTGGCCGGAGTCCGAAGCCGCCTTGCGGAACATGGTGGCGGCGGCGCGCGCGGCACGGGGCTGA
- a CDS encoding YbhB/YbcL family Raf kinase inhibitor-like protein has protein sequence MTFTLTSNDITDGGVLPDAQVQAKGNTSPHLSWSGAPEGTKSYAVTCYDPDAPTGSGFWHWTVANIPADVTELKTGASSADLPAGSVEGRTDYGPAGFGGAAPPPGHGPHRYIFTVFAVDTDKLDVTPDNSGAVFGFNLHFHTLAKATITATYENTGQG, from the coding sequence ATGACCTTCACCCTGACTTCCAACGACATCACCGACGGCGGCGTGCTGCCGGACGCGCAGGTTCAGGCGAAGGGCAATACCTCGCCGCATCTGTCATGGTCGGGCGCCCCCGAGGGCACGAAGAGCTACGCCGTCACCTGCTACGACCCTGACGCCCCCACGGGCTCGGGCTTCTGGCACTGGACCGTGGCCAACATTCCCGCCGATGTGACCGAGCTTAAGACCGGCGCCTCGTCCGCCGATCTGCCCGCCGGATCGGTCGAGGGGCGCACGGACTACGGCCCCGCAGGCTTCGGCGGCGCCGCCCCGCCTCCCGGTCACGGCCCGCACCGCTACATCTTCACCGTCTTCGCCGTGGACACCGACAAGCTGGACGTCACCCCGGACAATTCGGGCGCCGTCTTCGGCTTCAACCTGCATTTCCATACGCTGGCCAAGGCGACGATCACCGCCACCTACGAAAACACCGGCCAAGGCTGA
- the purS gene encoding phosphoribosylformylglycinamidine synthase subunit PurS: MAKVKVHVFLKPGVLDVQGKAVEGALNGLGWGGVSNARVGKLIEFDFAGEGDPAVEAKKMCETLLANTVIESYRIEVA, translated from the coding sequence ATGGCCAAGGTCAAGGTTCACGTCTTCCTGAAGCCGGGCGTTCTGGACGTTCAGGGCAAGGCGGTTGAAGGCGCGCTGAACGGTCTGGGCTGGGGCGGCGTTTCCAACGCCCGCGTCGGCAAGCTGATCGAGTTCGACTTCGCCGGCGAGGGCGATCCCGCCGTCGAGGCGAAGAAGATGTGCGAGACGCTGCTCGCCAACACGGTCATCGAATCCTACCGGATCGAGGTCGCGTGA
- the purC gene encoding phosphoribosylaminoimidazolesuccinocarboxamide synthase, protein MNVKRKKLYEGKAKILYEGPEPGTLIQYFKDDATAFNGEKKAQLEGKGVINNQISEFIMSRLNGIGVTNHFIKRLNLREQLIREVEIIPLEVVCRNVVAGSMSKRLGIEEGTPLPRSIIEFYLKKDELNDPMVTEEHITAFNWASTQELDDILAMTVRVNDYLSGMFGAVGIQLVDFKIEFGRIWENDFARVILADEISPDSCRLWDVNTGEKLDKDRFRRDLGNVIESYTEVARRLGIMKGMPTVIQGGLH, encoded by the coding sequence ATGAACGTCAAGCGCAAGAAGCTCTACGAGGGCAAGGCCAAGATCCTGTACGAAGGACCCGAGCCCGGCACCCTGATCCAGTACTTCAAGGACGACGCCACCGCCTTCAACGGCGAGAAGAAGGCCCAGCTCGAGGGCAAGGGCGTCATCAACAACCAGATCAGCGAATTCATCATGTCGCGCCTGAACGGCATCGGCGTGACCAACCACTTCATCAAACGTCTGAACCTGCGTGAACAGCTGATCCGCGAAGTCGAGATCATTCCGCTGGAAGTCGTCTGCCGCAACGTGGTGGCCGGTTCGATGAGCAAGCGCCTCGGCATCGAGGAAGGCACGCCCCTGCCCCGTTCGATCATCGAGTTCTACCTGAAGAAGGACGAGCTCAACGATCCGATGGTGACCGAAGAGCACATCACCGCCTTCAACTGGGCCTCAACCCAGGAGCTGGACGACATTCTGGCCATGACCGTGCGAGTGAACGACTATCTGTCGGGCATGTTCGGCGCCGTCGGCATCCAGCTGGTGGACTTCAAGATCGAGTTCGGCCGCATCTGGGAGAATGACTTCGCCCGCGTGATCCTGGCCGACGAGATCAGCCCGGACAGCTGCCGCCTGTGGGACGTGAACACCGGCGAGAAGCTGGACAAGGATCGCTTCCGCCGCGATCTGGGCAATGTCATCGAAAGCTACACCGAAGTGGCGCGCCGCCTGGGCATCATGAAGGGCATGCCCACGGTCATTCAGGGAGGGCTGCACTGA
- a CDS encoding DUF1476 domain-containing protein: protein MTTFDDREKGFEAKFALDEEQEFKATARRNKLLGLWAAEKMGLSTESADQYAAAVVRADFEQPGEEDVFRKIAQDFEGSGLVVSEGEIRRKMDELSSVAREQIRNGE from the coding sequence ATGACCACCTTTGACGATCGCGAAAAGGGCTTCGAGGCCAAGTTCGCCCTCGATGAGGAGCAGGAGTTCAAGGCGACCGCCCGGCGCAACAAGCTGCTGGGTCTGTGGGCCGCCGAGAAGATGGGCCTGAGCACCGAGAGCGCCGACCAGTACGCCGCCGCCGTCGTGCGCGCCGACTTCGAGCAGCCCGGCGAGGAAGACGTCTTCCGCAAGATCGCCCAGGACTTCGAAGGTTCGGGTCTGGTCGTCTCGGAAGGCGAGATCCGTCGCAAGATGGACGAACTGTCCTCCGTCGCCCGCGAGCAGATCCGCAACGGCGAATAG
- a CDS encoding fasciclin domain-containing protein: MKRTAQAALLAAASTLLLAACSNAEEAPPPAEAAPADAMAPAQTTEAGTIVAVAQGAPDFSTLVSAVQAADLVSTLNGAGPFTVFAPTNAAFAKVPAATLEGLLAPAGKADLTKILTYHVVPGRVDAATLTQQIQAGNGTATLTTVEGGTLTARVGAGGSVTLTDEAGNVSTVTQTDIAASNGVIHAIDTVVMPN; encoded by the coding sequence ATGAAGCGTACCGCTCAAGCCGCCCTCCTCGCCGCCGCCTCCACCTTGCTGCTCGCCGCGTGCAGCAATGCTGAAGAAGCCCCGCCGCCGGCCGAAGCCGCTCCCGCCGACGCCATGGCGCCCGCCCAGACGACGGAAGCCGGAACGATCGTCGCCGTCGCCCAAGGCGCGCCCGACTTCTCGACCCTCGTTTCGGCGGTCCAGGCCGCTGATCTGGTCAGCACCCTGAACGGGGCTGGCCCGTTCACCGTGTTCGCCCCCACGAACGCCGCGTTCGCCAAGGTCCCGGCCGCGACCCTCGAGGGGCTGCTGGCGCCCGCCGGCAAGGCTGACCTGACCAAGATCCTGACCTACCACGTGGTCCCGGGCCGGGTGGATGCCGCGACCCTGACGCAGCAAATCCAGGCAGGCAACGGCACGGCGACCCTGACCACCGTTGAAGGCGGCACTCTGACCGCCCGCGTCGGCGCCGGCGGCTCCGTGACCCTGACGGATGAGGCCGGCAATGTCTCGACCGTCACGCAGACGGACATCGCAGCCTCCAACGGCGTTATCCACGCGATCGACACCGTGGTGATGCCGAACTAG
- a CDS encoding DNA-deoxyinosine glycosylase has product MKRGFAPVVDAGTRLLILGSLPGDASLNVGQYYGHPRNAFWRLVGDVIGRDLPALPYEDRLTALKGAGIGLWDVIAGAERKGSLDTAIRNAEAADLPGLIDRLPNLKAIAFNGATAAKRGARVLGPDTGAPVRLNLPSSSPALAKPLAWKAEHWARIAPYVASPTGRP; this is encoded by the coding sequence GTGAAGCGGGGGTTCGCGCCCGTCGTCGACGCCGGGACGCGGTTGCTGATCCTCGGCAGCCTGCCCGGCGACGCTTCGCTGAACGTGGGGCAATACTACGGCCATCCGCGCAACGCCTTCTGGCGGCTGGTCGGTGATGTGATCGGGCGGGACCTGCCCGCCCTTCCCTATGAGGACCGGCTGACGGCGCTGAAGGGCGCGGGCATCGGCCTGTGGGACGTCATCGCCGGCGCGGAGCGAAAGGGCAGTCTCGACACGGCGATCCGGAACGCCGAGGCGGCCGACCTGCCCGGGCTGATCGACCGCCTGCCGAACCTGAAAGCCATCGCGTTCAACGGAGCCACGGCGGCGAAGCGCGGCGCGCGCGTGCTGGGGCCGGACACCGGCGCCCCGGTCAGACTGAACCTGCCATCGAGCAGCCCGGCGCTGGCGAAACCGCTTGCGTGGAAGGCGGAGCATTGGGCCAGGATCGCGCCCTACGTCGCCTCCCCGACCGGGAGACCATGA
- the purB gene encoding adenylosuccinate lyase: MITRYSRPDAVAIWSQETKYKIWFEIEAHAATKMAELGVIPTDAAEAIWAKGKDAVFDADRIDEIERTTKHDVIAFLTHVAEIVGEDARFLHQGMTSSDVLDTCFAVQLARSADLLIDGVDRVLAALETRAKEHKFTPQVGRSHGIHAEPITFGLKLAGYHAEFQRAKRRLITAKEEIATCAISGAVGTFANVDPAVEQYVADQMGLQVEPVSTQVIPRDRHAAFFAALGVVASSIERLATEVRHLQRTEVLEAEEFFDKGQKGSSAMPHKRNPILTENLTGLARLVRSSVVPAMENVALWHERDISHSSVERGIGPDATIHLDFALHRLAGVVERMNIYPENMQKNIDLLGGLVHSQRVMLALTQAGVSREDAYAAVQENAMKVWRGEGRFLDFLKADARVTLPESQLEALFDLGYHTKHVDTVFARVFGG, encoded by the coding sequence ATGATCACGCGCTATTCCCGCCCCGACGCCGTCGCTATCTGGTCGCAAGAGACCAAGTACAAAATCTGGTTCGAGATCGAGGCGCACGCCGCCACGAAGATGGCCGAGCTGGGGGTGATCCCGACGGACGCCGCCGAGGCCATCTGGGCCAAGGGCAAGGACGCGGTCTTCGACGCCGACCGGATCGACGAAATCGAGCGCACCACCAAGCACGACGTCATCGCCTTCCTGACTCATGTGGCCGAGATCGTCGGCGAGGACGCGCGCTTCCTGCACCAGGGCATGACCTCGTCGGACGTGCTGGACACCTGTTTCGCCGTACAACTGGCCCGTTCGGCGGACCTGCTGATCGACGGCGTGGACCGGGTGCTGGCGGCGCTGGAGACCCGTGCGAAGGAACACAAATTCACCCCGCAGGTCGGCCGCAGCCACGGCATCCACGCCGAGCCGATCACCTTCGGCCTGAAGCTGGCCGGCTATCACGCCGAGTTCCAGCGGGCGAAGCGCCGTCTGATTACAGCGAAGGAAGAGATCGCCACCTGCGCCATCTCGGGCGCCGTGGGCACCTTCGCCAACGTCGATCCGGCGGTTGAGCAATATGTCGCCGACCAGATGGGCCTGCAGGTCGAGCCGGTTTCGACCCAGGTGATCCCGCGCGACCGCCACGCCGCCTTCTTCGCGGCGCTGGGCGTCGTCGCCAGCTCCATCGAGCGACTGGCCACCGAGGTCCGGCACCTGCAACGCACCGAGGTGCTGGAGGCCGAGGAGTTCTTCGACAAGGGTCAGAAGGGCTCGTCGGCGATGCCGCACAAGCGCAACCCGATCCTGACCGAGAACCTGACGGGTCTGGCCCGTCTGGTCCGCTCGTCGGTGGTGCCCGCGATGGAGAACGTCGCCCTGTGGCACGAGCGCGATATCAGCCACTCGTCGGTCGAGCGCGGCATCGGCCCGGATGCGACCATCCATCTGGATTTCGCTCTGCACCGTCTGGCGGGCGTGGTCGAGCGGATGAACATCTATCCGGAGAACATGCAGAAGAACATCGACCTGCTGGGCGGGCTGGTTCACTCGCAGCGGGTGATGCTGGCCCTGACGCAGGCGGGGGTGAGCCGCGAGGACGCCTATGCCGCCGTGCAGGAGAACGCGATGAAGGTGTGGCGCGGCGAAGGTCGCTTCCTGGACTTCCTGAAGGCCGACGCCCGTGTCACCCTGCCGGAAAGCCAGCTCGAGGCGCTGTTCGACCTCGGCTATCACACCAAGCACGTGGACACGGTGTTCGCGCGCGTCTTCGGGGGTTAA